In the genome of Phacochoerus africanus isolate WHEZ1 chromosome 10, ROS_Pafr_v1, whole genome shotgun sequence, one region contains:
- the C1QTNF7 gene encoding complement C1q tumor necrosis factor-related protein 7 isoform X1, translating to MSAMPRKEPKMFVLLYVTSFAICASGQPRGNQFKGDTYSPRYICSIPGLPGPPGPPGANGSPGPHGRIGLPGRDGRDGRKGEKGEKGAAGLRGKTGPLGLAGEKGDQGETGKKGPMGPEGEKGEVGPVGPPGPKGDRGEKGEPGLPGVCRCGSIVLKSAFSVGITTSYPEERLPIIFNKVLFNEGEHYNPATGKFICAFPGIYYFSYDITLANKHLAIGLVHNGQYRIKTFDANTGNHDVASGSTVIYLQPEDEVWLEIFFTDQNGLFSDPGWADSLFSGFLLYVDTDYLDSISEDDEL from the exons AGCCAAAGATGTTTGTCTTGCTCTATGTTACAAGTTTTGCCATTTGTGCAAGTGGACAACCTCGGGGTAATCAGTTCAAAGGCGATACCTACTCCCCAAGATATATCTGTAGCATTCCTGGCTTACCTGGACCTCCAGGCCCCCCTGGAGCAAATGGTTCCCCTGGGCCCCATGGTCGGATCGGCCTTCCGGGACGAGATGGTAGAGAcggcaggaaaggagaaaaaggtgaAAAGGGGGCTGCAG GTTTGAGAGGTAAGACTGGACCACTGGGCCTTGCTGGAGAGAAAGGGGACCAAGGAGAGACTGGTAAAAAAGGACCCATGGGAcctgagggagagaaaggagaagtagGTCCTGTTGGGCCTCCTGGACCAAagggagacagaggagagaaaggggagccGGGACTGCCTGGTGTTTGTAGATGTGGAAGCATCGTTCTCAAATCTGCTTTTTCTGTTGGCATCACAACCAGCTACCCAGAAGAAAGGCTACCAATCATATTTAACAAGGTCCTCTTCAATGAGGGAGAGCATTACAACCCTGCAACAGGGAAGTTCATCTGTGCTTTCCCAGGAATCTATTACTTTTCTTATGATATCACATTGGCGAATAAGCATCTGGCAATTGGGCTGGTACACAATGGGCAGTACCGGATAAAGACCTTTGATGCCAACACAGGAAACCATGATGTGGCTTCAGGGTCCACAGTCATTTATCTTCAGCCAGAAGATGAAGTCTGGCTGGAGATCTTCTTCACTGACCAGAATGGCCTCTTCTCAGACCCAGGTTGGGCAGACAGCTTGTTCTCTGGATTCCTCCTGTACGTTGACACAGATTATCTAGATTCCATATCAGAAGACGACGAGCTCTGA
- the C1QTNF7 gene encoding complement C1q tumor necrosis factor-related protein 7 isoform X2, which produces MFVLLYVTSFAICASGQPRGNQFKGDTYSPRYICSIPGLPGPPGPPGANGSPGPHGRIGLPGRDGRDGRKGEKGEKGAAGLRGKTGPLGLAGEKGDQGETGKKGPMGPEGEKGEVGPVGPPGPKGDRGEKGEPGLPGVCRCGSIVLKSAFSVGITTSYPEERLPIIFNKVLFNEGEHYNPATGKFICAFPGIYYFSYDITLANKHLAIGLVHNGQYRIKTFDANTGNHDVASGSTVIYLQPEDEVWLEIFFTDQNGLFSDPGWADSLFSGFLLYVDTDYLDSISEDDEL; this is translated from the exons ATGTTTGTCTTGCTCTATGTTACAAGTTTTGCCATTTGTGCAAGTGGACAACCTCGGGGTAATCAGTTCAAAGGCGATACCTACTCCCCAAGATATATCTGTAGCATTCCTGGCTTACCTGGACCTCCAGGCCCCCCTGGAGCAAATGGTTCCCCTGGGCCCCATGGTCGGATCGGCCTTCCGGGACGAGATGGTAGAGAcggcaggaaaggagaaaaaggtgaAAAGGGGGCTGCAG GTTTGAGAGGTAAGACTGGACCACTGGGCCTTGCTGGAGAGAAAGGGGACCAAGGAGAGACTGGTAAAAAAGGACCCATGGGAcctgagggagagaaaggagaagtagGTCCTGTTGGGCCTCCTGGACCAAagggagacagaggagagaaaggggagccGGGACTGCCTGGTGTTTGTAGATGTGGAAGCATCGTTCTCAAATCTGCTTTTTCTGTTGGCATCACAACCAGCTACCCAGAAGAAAGGCTACCAATCATATTTAACAAGGTCCTCTTCAATGAGGGAGAGCATTACAACCCTGCAACAGGGAAGTTCATCTGTGCTTTCCCAGGAATCTATTACTTTTCTTATGATATCACATTGGCGAATAAGCATCTGGCAATTGGGCTGGTACACAATGGGCAGTACCGGATAAAGACCTTTGATGCCAACACAGGAAACCATGATGTGGCTTCAGGGTCCACAGTCATTTATCTTCAGCCAGAAGATGAAGTCTGGCTGGAGATCTTCTTCACTGACCAGAATGGCCTCTTCTCAGACCCAGGTTGGGCAGACAGCTTGTTCTCTGGATTCCTCCTGTACGTTGACACAGATTATCTAGATTCCATATCAGAAGACGACGAGCTCTGA